A single window of Neisseria sp. KEM232 DNA harbors:
- the dcd gene encoding dCTP deaminase, whose protein sequence is MSIKSDKWIRRMSEEFGMIEPFEPNQVKETDGKKIISYGTSSYGYDIRCANEFKIFTNINSTIVDPKNFDPKNFVTVEDDCCIIPPNSFALARTVEYFRIPRNVLTVCLGKSTYARCGIIVNVTPFEPEWEGYVTLEFSNTTPLPAKIYAGEGVAQVLFFESDEVCETSYKDRNGKYMGQTGVTLPKT, encoded by the coding sequence ATGAGCATCAAATCCGACAAATGGATACGCCGCATGAGCGAAGAGTTCGGCATGATCGAACCCTTCGAGCCGAACCAGGTGAAAGAAACCGACGGCAAAAAAATCATCTCCTACGGCACATCGAGCTACGGCTACGACATCCGTTGCGCCAACGAATTCAAGATCTTCACCAATATCAACAGCACTATCGTCGACCCGAAAAACTTCGACCCGAAAAACTTCGTCACGGTAGAAGACGACTGCTGCATCATCCCGCCCAATTCGTTCGCCCTCGCCCGTACGGTGGAATATTTCCGCATCCCGCGCAACGTGCTTACCGTGTGTCTGGGCAAATCGACTTACGCCCGCTGCGGCATCATCGTGAACGTAACGCCGTTTGAGCCGGAATGGGAAGGCTACGTTACCCTCGAATTTTCCAACACCACCCCCCTGCCCGCCAAAATCTACGCCGGCGAAGGCGTGGCGCAGGTACTGTTTTTCGAGAGTGACGAAGTCTGTGAAACCTCCTACAAAGACCGCAACGGCAAATACATGGGGCAGACCGGCGTCACCCTGCCGAAAACCTGA
- a CDS encoding MORN repeat protein yields MTKFLAAALLAALLPHAAAKVIDPYQGKGCRYEGAVKEDLPQGQGVWSCDNGNRYEGTFKHGKFNGKGKFTVSRADNVFLEPFGAYSSRFKGMRMEGSFQNGRANGIIQAYEDSDHIFTLTYDKGIMKEAKLPKKKK; encoded by the coding sequence ATGACGAAATTTCTAGCCGCCGCCCTGCTGGCCGCGCTGCTGCCGCACGCCGCCGCCAAAGTGATTGATCCCTATCAGGGCAAAGGCTGCCGCTACGAAGGCGCGGTAAAAGAAGATTTGCCACAGGGGCAAGGCGTATGGTCGTGCGACAACGGCAACCGCTACGAAGGCACGTTTAAACACGGCAAATTCAACGGTAAAGGCAAATTCACCGTCAGCCGCGCTGACAATGTCTTCCTCGAACCATTCGGCGCATACAGCTCCCGTTTTAAAGGCATGCGCATGGAAGGCAGCTTCCAAAACGGCCGCGCCAACGGCATTATCCAAGCATACGAAGACAGCGACCATATCTTCACCCTCACCTACGACAAAGGCATCATGAAAGAAGCCAAGCTGCCGAAAAAGAAAAAATAA
- a CDS encoding recombination-associated protein RdgC yields the protein MWFKQISFYPLDKNKLPDADMLSAKLAELPFAPCQGLDWFSEGFAAPVPFSPEAVFPADFTWGVALKKEEKVLPAGVIRDILDEKVAEIQNNEARTVGRKEKQELKKQITDDLLPRAFTRSGRTQAVFDTKHGYLLVNSASASKAENILTKLREALGGLEASLPHTKQSPSSLMTQWLLQGHCDGGFELDSDCELKGAGDVVPVVKVSKQDLTADEVVQHVKMGKTVTQLGLVWREQIAFVLTQDFTLKRIQYLDVLQEEAESHGDDAASLAFASQVLMAESLGTMLDELVGLLGGWQE from the coding sequence ATGTGGTTTAAGCAGATCAGTTTCTATCCGCTCGACAAAAACAAGCTGCCCGATGCGGACATGCTCTCGGCCAAGCTGGCGGAACTACCGTTCGCGCCCTGTCAGGGGCTGGACTGGTTCAGCGAAGGTTTCGCCGCGCCGGTGCCGTTTTCGCCGGAAGCGGTTTTCCCCGCCGATTTCACTTGGGGCGTGGCGCTGAAAAAAGAGGAAAAAGTGCTGCCCGCGGGCGTTATCCGCGATATTTTGGACGAGAAAGTCGCCGAAATTCAGAATAACGAAGCGCGCACTGTCGGCCGCAAGGAAAAACAGGAATTAAAAAAGCAGATTACCGACGATCTGCTGCCACGCGCCTTTACCCGCAGCGGCCGCACGCAGGCGGTGTTCGACACGAAGCACGGCTATCTTTTGGTGAACAGCGCCTCCGCCTCCAAAGCGGAAAACATACTCACCAAGCTGCGCGAAGCCTTGGGCGGCTTGGAAGCCTCGCTGCCGCACACCAAGCAGTCGCCTTCGAGCCTGATGACCCAATGGCTGCTGCAAGGGCATTGCGACGGCGGCTTCGAGCTCGACAGCGATTGCGAACTCAAAGGCGCGGGCGATGTTGTGCCCGTGGTGAAAGTATCGAAACAGGATCTGACCGCCGACGAAGTGGTACAGCATGTGAAAATGGGCAAGACCGTCACCCAGCTCGGTTTGGTATGGCGCGAACAGATTGCTTTTGTGCTGACGCAGGATTTCACGCTCAAACGCATCCAATATCTCGACGTTTTGCAGGAAGAGGCGGAAAGCCACGGCGACGATGCCGCCAGCCTCGCCTTCGCGTCGCAGGTTTTGATGGCCGAATCGCTGGGCACGATGCTGGACGAGCTGGTCGGCCTGCTGGGTGGTTGGCAGGAATAA
- a CDS encoding deoxyguanosinetriphosphate triphosphohydrolase, with product MNWPQLLSTQRFRNKDGEIVPTVTPSTQEGADALRTDFHIDYDRVVFSGAFRRLGRKTQVHPFAEHDLTHNRLTHSVEVASVGRSIGNRVGVMMQAGGFLPANNTPSDIGAVVQVACLAHDLGNPPFGHTGEDALRDWFRNPQHAAYLQNLSPAERNDVQTYEGNAHSLRILASLEMYPGKGGMRLTAATIGALLKYPWTTQHPNGTKKFNIYQTELPYIRRVADTLGLVSHGRDHWVRHPLSYLMEAADDICYALLDLEDAVDLELLSDTEVETVLSGLTFVEPTFHAQSSRQRCAMLRGIAIGRAIEDVAQTFITHQADLLNGSFKGRDLLALCSPEVQDTLENAKELARTRIFRHQSKLMTEIASFPCLGSILGLLVPAACQYLTEGRAGTRQSLALELLKNAHPVSRDDTLYTAYMKILDFVGGMTDNAAAKMARELSGIGMI from the coding sequence ATGAACTGGCCGCAGCTTCTGAGCACCCAACGCTTCCGCAACAAAGACGGCGAAATCGTCCCCACCGTCACCCCCTCCACCCAAGAAGGCGCCGACGCCCTGCGCACCGACTTCCACATCGACTACGACCGCGTCGTCTTCTCCGGCGCCTTCCGCCGCCTCGGCCGCAAAACCCAAGTCCACCCCTTCGCCGAACACGACCTCACCCACAACCGCCTCACCCACAGCGTCGAAGTCGCCAGCGTCGGCCGCAGCATCGGCAACCGCGTCGGCGTCATGATGCAGGCAGGCGGCTTCCTCCCCGCAAACAACACCCCGAGCGACATCGGCGCCGTCGTCCAAGTCGCCTGTCTCGCCCACGACCTCGGCAACCCGCCTTTCGGCCACACCGGCGAAGACGCCCTGCGCGACTGGTTCCGCAACCCGCAACACGCCGCCTACCTGCAAAACCTCAGCCCTGCCGAGCGCAACGACGTGCAAACCTACGAAGGCAACGCCCACAGCCTGCGCATCCTCGCCAGCCTCGAAATGTACCCCGGCAAAGGCGGCATGCGCCTCACCGCCGCCACCATCGGCGCGCTGCTCAAATACCCCTGGACCACGCAACACCCCAACGGCACAAAAAAATTCAACATCTACCAAACCGAGCTGCCCTACATCCGCCGCGTCGCCGACACCCTCGGCCTCGTCAGCCACGGCCGCGACCACTGGGTGCGTCACCCCCTTTCCTACCTGATGGAAGCCGCCGACGACATCTGCTACGCCCTGCTCGACCTCGAAGACGCCGTCGACCTCGAACTGCTCAGCGACACCGAAGTCGAAACCGTCCTCTCCGGCCTTACCTTCGTCGAACCCACCTTCCACGCCCAATCGAGCCGCCAGCGCTGCGCCATGCTGCGCGGCATCGCCATCGGCCGCGCCATCGAAGACGTCGCCCAAACCTTCATCACCCACCAGGCCGACCTCCTCAACGGCAGCTTCAAAGGCCGCGACCTCCTCGCCCTGTGCAGCCCAGAAGTGCAGGACACCCTCGAAAACGCCAAAGAACTCGCCCGCACCCGCATCTTCCGCCACCAAAGCAAACTGATGACCGAAATCGCCTCCTTCCCCTGCCTCGGCTCCATCCTCGGCCTGCTCGTCCCCGCCGCCTGCCAATACCTCACCGAAGGCCGCGCCGGCACCCGCCAGAGCCTCGCCCTCGAACTGCTCAAAAACGCCCACCCCGTCAGCCGCGACGACACCCTCTACACCGCCTACATGAAAATCCTCGACTTCGTCGGCGGCATGACCGACAACGCCGCTGCCAAAATGGCACGCGAACTCTCCGGCATCGGCATGATCTGA
- the rfbD gene encoding dTDP-4-dehydrorhamnose reductase produces MRILLTGSKGQLGQYVRSRLPEDWELIATDSKTLDITDRDAVLSMAENFQPDAVINTAAYTGAAKAEDNAERVFAVNAAGTRNLAQAAYAVGAKFVHISTDYVFGGNSRIPYTEDDPPNPKNLYAQSKLAGELLALAAEPDTVVVRSSWIYSGIGRNFVTGLLERAAEGGEIALADDNAGCPTFAGDLADTVIGLLQLPRFPQGLLHYCGGKAFSDYTFAQAVLQTAAERNPAFVMPTLVPTPSSVLHKERNAPLYSVLNCDKARSLGFIPGSWHKHAATVLEQHFGA; encoded by the coding sequence ATGCGCATCCTGCTTACCGGTTCGAAAGGCCAGCTCGGCCAATACGTCCGCAGCCGCCTGCCCGAAGATTGGGAACTGATCGCCACCGACTCGAAAACGCTCGACATCACCGACCGCGACGCCGTGCTCAGCATGGCGGAAAACTTCCAGCCCGACGCCGTTATCAACACCGCCGCCTACACCGGCGCGGCCAAAGCCGAAGACAACGCCGAGCGCGTGTTTGCCGTCAACGCCGCCGGTACGCGCAATCTGGCGCAGGCCGCCTACGCCGTGGGCGCGAAATTCGTCCACATCTCCACCGATTACGTTTTCGGCGGCAACAGCCGCATCCCCTACACCGAAGACGATCCGCCCAATCCGAAAAACCTCTACGCCCAATCCAAACTGGCGGGCGAATTGCTGGCGCTGGCGGCCGAACCGGACACCGTCGTCGTCCGCAGCTCGTGGATATACAGCGGCATCGGCCGCAACTTCGTCACCGGCCTGCTCGAACGCGCGGCCGAAGGCGGCGAAATCGCCCTGGCCGACGACAACGCCGGCTGCCCCACCTTCGCAGGCGATTTGGCCGACACCGTTATCGGCCTGCTGCAACTGCCGCGCTTCCCGCAGGGGCTGCTGCATTACTGCGGCGGCAAAGCGTTCAGCGACTACACCTTCGCCCAAGCCGTTTTGCAAACCGCCGCCGAACGCAACCCCGCGTTCGTCATGCCCACACTTGTTCCCACTCCCTCGTCTGTGCTGCACAAAGAGCGCAACGCCCCGCTCTATTCCGTGCTCAACTGCGACAAAGCCCGCAGCCTCGGCTTCATCCCCGGCAGCTGGCACAAACACGCCGCCACCGTTTTGGAACAGCACTTCGGCGCATAA
- a CDS encoding YdcH family protein codes for MFPEYRDLISKLKQEDTHFARLFDEHNELDDKISGLENDPVASVSAQDEIDALKIKKLALKDQLFALLKKAEAEGK; via the coding sequence ATGTTTCCCGAATACCGTGATCTGATTTCCAAACTGAAACAGGAAGACACCCATTTTGCCCGCCTGTTCGACGAGCACAACGAGCTGGATGACAAAATCTCCGGTTTGGAAAACGACCCCGTCGCCAGCGTGTCCGCGCAGGACGAAATCGACGCGCTGAAAATCAAAAAACTGGCGCTGAAAGACCAGCTTTTCGCTCTGCTGAAAAAAGCCGAAGCCGAAGGCAAATAA
- the dapF gene encoding diaminopimelate epimerase encodes MTAPLKFTKMHGLGNDFIVIDGISQPFDPAAAPIAAWADRHTGIGFDQLLLVEKPLSPAADFRYRIFNADGGEVEQCGNGARCFARFVADRGLTGKREIRVETAKGIIVPKLEDNGLVTVNMGRPRLRPSEIPFLPQEGEADDALEYAAQIGGETVRFGVVNMGNPHAVLQTADTASAPVCRIGAALEPHPQFPEKANIGFMQVLDSRHIRLRVFERGVGETQACGTGACAAVVQGVRLGLLDAGVPVEVSLPGGRLSVSWDGSGDVMMTGPAQTVFDGELVY; translated from the coding sequence ATGACCGCCCCTTTGAAATTCACCAAAATGCACGGCTTGGGCAACGACTTTATCGTGATCGACGGCATTTCGCAGCCCTTCGATCCCGCCGCCGCGCCGATTGCCGCGTGGGCGGACAGGCACACGGGCATCGGTTTTGACCAGCTTCTGCTGGTGGAAAAACCCTTGTCGCCCGCTGCCGATTTCCGCTACCGCATTTTCAATGCCGACGGCGGCGAAGTCGAGCAGTGCGGCAACGGCGCGCGCTGCTTTGCCCGTTTTGTTGCCGACCGCGGTCTGACCGGCAAGCGGGAAATCCGTGTGGAAACGGCGAAGGGCATTATCGTACCGAAGCTGGAAGACAACGGTTTGGTGACGGTGAACATGGGCAGGCCGCGTCTGAGGCCGTCTGAAATCCCGTTTCTGCCGCAGGAAGGCGAAGCGGACGACGCTTTGGAATACGCCGCGCAGATCGGCGGCGAAACGGTGCGTTTCGGCGTGGTGAACATGGGCAACCCGCACGCGGTTTTACAGACGGCCGATACGGCTTCCGCCCCCGTCTGCCGCATCGGCGCGGCTTTGGAACCGCATCCGCAGTTTCCCGAAAAGGCCAATATCGGTTTTATGCAGGTGCTCGACAGCCGCCATATCCGCCTGCGCGTGTTCGAGCGCGGCGTGGGCGAAACGCAGGCCTGCGGCACGGGCGCGTGCGCGGCGGTGGTGCAGGGCGTGCGTTTAGGACTGTTGGATGCGGGTGTGCCGGTGGAAGTGTCGCTGCCGGGCGGCAGGCTGTCGGTTTCGTGGGACGGCAGCGGCGATGTGATGATGACCGGACCGGCGCAAACGGTGTTTGACGGCGAACTGGTTTATTGA
- the cysK gene encoding cysteine synthase A has product MNIAKNITDLIGNTPLVELNRLGEGLPGRVVAKLEFFNPGSSVKDRIAEAMIEAAEKEGKINKNTTIVEATSGNTGIGLAMVCAARGYKLVITMPESMSKERKMLLRAFGAELILTPAAEGMGGAIARAKALVEEHPDTYFMPRQFDNPANVEIHRQTTAEEIWRDTDGQVDIFVAGVGTGGTVTGVGEVLKARKPGVKIVAVEPDASPVLSGGEKGPHPIQGLGAGFIPSILNTGIYDEIIRVTGEEAFATARASAEKEGILVGISSGAAIWSALQLAAKEENRGKLIVVLIPSYGERYLSTPLFADLV; this is encoded by the coding sequence ATGAATATCGCAAAAAACATTACCGACCTGATCGGCAACACTCCGCTGGTCGAACTGAACCGCCTGGGCGAAGGGCTGCCCGGCCGCGTTGTCGCCAAACTCGAATTCTTCAACCCCGGCAGCAGCGTCAAAGACCGCATCGCCGAAGCCATGATCGAAGCGGCTGAAAAAGAAGGGAAAATCAACAAAAACACCACCATCGTCGAAGCCACCAGCGGCAACACCGGCATCGGCCTGGCCATGGTCTGTGCCGCGCGGGGCTACAAACTCGTCATCACCATGCCCGAAAGCATGAGCAAAGAGCGCAAAATGCTGCTGCGCGCCTTCGGTGCGGAACTGATTCTGACACCCGCCGCCGAAGGCATGGGCGGCGCCATCGCCCGCGCCAAAGCGCTGGTCGAAGAGCATCCCGACACCTACTTCATGCCCCGCCAGTTCGACAACCCCGCCAACGTCGAAATCCACCGCCAAACCACCGCCGAAGAAATCTGGCGCGATACCGACGGCCAAGTCGACATCTTCGTGGCCGGCGTCGGCACGGGCGGCACCGTTACCGGCGTGGGCGAAGTGCTCAAAGCGCGCAAACCAGGCGTGAAAATCGTTGCCGTCGAGCCCGATGCCTCGCCCGTATTGAGCGGCGGCGAAAAAGGCCCGCACCCGATTCAGGGCTTGGGTGCAGGCTTTATCCCCAGTATTCTCAACACCGGCATCTACGACGAAATCATCCGCGTCACCGGCGAAGAAGCCTTTGCCACCGCCCGCGCCTCTGCCGAAAAAGAAGGCATCCTCGTCGGCATCTCCTCCGGCGCCGCCATTTGGAGCGCCCTGCAACTGGCCGCCAAAGAAGAAAACCGCGGCAAACTGATCGTCGTGCTGATTCCTTCCTACGGCGAACGCTACCTCTCCACCCCCCTGTTCGCCGATTTGGTGTAA
- a CDS encoding pentapeptide repeat-containing protein has protein sequence MPIPASLKKRWHALGNTRQILTATQNLTVSPFGSTEYGLLDFRGIQLIGDERSKEETAKLPPIEQFPASLLIPHSGILRDADFSGSLWSDVSVAHQNDNETMRFDNVRFNGSTFKAKNAANFGGLSAQLADCDFDGCAFPKNIAFARATLQNCRFTRIKKSSRLSFLNSLLENCTFEGDIRKADFDATPMKNCTFSGSLKACSFQGEFSLDRQDAQTSLENVDFSQAELLVCTIANYDFGTAKPSPRNCIVRQTQAFYQALVALIRQQKTSHADRLLDEAEDCRPHPQTPYGVFHADQLATLSPKHYDAETSRLFYDCICQAAEATGCRMK, from the coding sequence ATGCCCATCCCCGCCTCCCTCAAAAAACGCTGGCACGCCCTCGGCAACACCCGCCAAATCCTCACCGCCACGCAAAACCTCACCGTCTCCCCCTTCGGCAGCACCGAATACGGACTGCTGGACTTTCGCGGCATCCAACTGATTGGCGACGAGCGCAGCAAAGAAGAAACCGCCAAACTGCCGCCGATAGAGCAATTCCCCGCCAGCCTTCTTATCCCGCACAGCGGCATTTTGCGCGATGCCGACTTTTCAGGCTCACTGTGGTCGGACGTGTCCGTCGCCCACCAAAACGACAACGAAACCATGCGCTTTGACAACGTCCGCTTCAACGGCAGCACCTTCAAAGCCAAAAACGCCGCCAACTTCGGCGGACTCAGCGCACAGCTTGCCGACTGCGATTTTGACGGCTGCGCCTTCCCCAAAAACATCGCCTTCGCCCGCGCCACCCTGCAAAACTGCCGCTTCACCCGCATCAAAAAATCCAGCCGCCTGAGCTTTCTCAACAGCCTGCTGGAAAACTGCACTTTCGAGGGCGACATCCGCAAAGCCGATTTCGATGCCACGCCGATGAAAAACTGCACCTTTTCAGGCAGCCTGAAAGCCTGCTCTTTCCAAGGCGAATTTTCGTTGGACAGGCAAGACGCCCAAACCTCACTGGAAAACGTCGATTTCAGCCAAGCCGAACTGCTGGTCTGCACCATCGCCAATTACGACTTCGGCACAGCCAAACCCTCGCCGCGCAACTGCATCGTCCGCCAAACCCAAGCGTTTTACCAAGCTCTCGTCGCCCTGATTCGGCAACAAAAAACCTCCCATGCCGACCGCCTGTTGGACGAAGCGGAAGACTGCCGCCCGCATCCGCAAACCCCCTACGGCGTATTCCATGCCGACCAATTGGCGACCCTATCGCCCAAACACTACGACGCCGAAACCAGCCGCCTGTTTTACGACTGCATCTGCCAAGCCGCCGAAGCCACAGGCTGCCGCATGAAATAG
- the yccS gene encoding YccS family putative transporter, which yields MKFKTPPVSGKFIATLPPLLSVGIIALLVYRFHLEKLAIPLVLGVIAGGLVDLDNALSGRLKNTAVSLAAFAASSLAVQASLGNTALFLPVMALLAFVFTMIGAVGLRYRTIAFGTLAVAVYTTLTYNPDSASAWYLNPLMILCGAGLYSLITLGLHILLPHRPVQESVANAYTALGAYLDAKACFFDPDEADGIEERQIALAMKNNQIIHTFNLCRSALFYRMRGQHRHPRTTRMLRYYFAAQDIHERASSSHISYRQMADKLKNSDLIFRFLRLMELQGQACRDIADSLREGRTYTPDPRLARAGKGLKQSAAHYAAEHPTAPEMPLLQRLADNLQNINYQIANLDSGLPEAAAGDLRIAHHDSAKLKDAAQSILSQLNTRSATFRHAVRMALIVVVCGLIVEMLDLNFGYWILLTAVFVCQPNHSATQSRLKQRITGTLGGVLVGSLLPYFTQSLEAKLMVMTAGVTLFFLFRVNKYSYSTFFITIQALISFSIAGYDITQALPMRMADTVIGCLLAWAAVSYLWPDWHYLQLGKTGAAAVAADAAYLRSVLERLEHGGGEDVDYRAARRLSHERAATLSSTLSDMSGEPKKYGSRLHDGFRLLKINYSLIGYISALGAYRDTLRRDPEHQPFLQRYFPAAAQVCALMEDMSELPEDTFRQRLTDIRAAIKDLRPQEGGEQSSILWQQLAATADLLEPAYLALNGRAETAPDATNGQDGGQSAVQTAPKAEAV from the coding sequence ATGAAATTCAAAACCCCGCCCGTCAGCGGCAAATTCATCGCCACCCTGCCGCCGCTTTTATCTGTCGGCATCATCGCCCTGCTGGTCTACCGCTTCCATTTGGAAAAACTCGCCATCCCGTTGGTGTTGGGCGTGATTGCGGGCGGACTGGTGGATTTGGACAACGCCCTCTCAGGCCGTCTGAAAAACACCGCCGTATCGCTGGCGGCCTTTGCCGCCTCTTCGCTGGCGGTGCAGGCATCGCTGGGCAACACCGCGCTGTTTCTGCCCGTGATGGCGCTTTTGGCCTTCGTCTTCACCATGATAGGCGCCGTCGGCCTGCGCTACCGCACCATCGCTTTCGGCACGCTCGCCGTGGCTGTGTACACCACGCTCACCTACAACCCCGACAGCGCCTCGGCCTGGTATCTCAACCCGCTGATGATTCTCTGCGGCGCGGGGCTCTACAGTCTCATCACCCTCGGCCTGCACATCCTGCTGCCGCACCGCCCCGTACAGGAGAGCGTCGCCAACGCCTACACCGCGCTGGGCGCCTATCTCGACGCCAAAGCCTGCTTCTTCGACCCCGACGAAGCCGACGGTATCGAAGAGCGGCAAATCGCCCTGGCCATGAAAAACAACCAAATCATCCACACCTTCAACCTCTGCCGCAGCGCCCTCTTCTACCGCATGCGCGGCCAGCACCGCCACCCGCGCACCACCCGCATGCTGCGCTACTACTTCGCCGCCCAAGATATCCACGAACGCGCCAGCTCCAGCCACATCAGCTACCGCCAAATGGCCGACAAACTGAAAAACAGCGACCTGATTTTCCGCTTCCTGCGCCTGATGGAACTGCAAGGCCAAGCCTGCCGCGACATCGCCGACAGCCTGCGCGAAGGCCGCACCTACACCCCCGACCCCCGCCTCGCCCGCGCCGGCAAAGGGCTCAAACAGTCTGCTGCCCACTACGCCGCCGAACACCCCACCGCACCCGAAATGCCCCTGCTGCAACGTCTGGCCGACAACCTGCAAAACATCAACTACCAAATCGCCAACCTCGACAGCGGCCTGCCCGAAGCCGCCGCAGGCGACCTGCGCATCGCCCACCACGACTCGGCCAAACTCAAAGACGCCGCCCAAAGCATCCTCTCCCAGCTCAACACCCGCTCCGCCACCTTCCGCCACGCCGTACGCATGGCGCTGATAGTCGTCGTGTGCGGCCTCATCGTCGAAATGCTCGACCTCAACTTCGGCTACTGGATACTGCTCACCGCCGTTTTCGTCTGCCAGCCCAACCACTCCGCCACCCAAAGCCGTCTGAAACAGCGCATCACCGGCACCCTCGGCGGCGTGCTCGTCGGCTCCCTCCTGCCCTACTTCACCCAGTCGCTCGAAGCCAAGCTGATGGTTATGACCGCAGGCGTCACCCTCTTCTTCCTCTTCCGCGTCAACAAATACAGCTATTCCACCTTCTTCATCACCATCCAGGCACTCATCAGCTTCTCCATCGCCGGCTACGACATCACCCAAGCCCTGCCCATGCGCATGGCCGACACCGTTATCGGCTGTCTGCTCGCCTGGGCGGCCGTCTCCTACCTCTGGCCCGACTGGCACTACCTGCAACTGGGCAAAACCGGTGCCGCCGCCGTTGCCGCCGACGCCGCCTACCTGCGCAGCGTGCTCGAACGCCTCGAACACGGCGGCGGCGAAGACGTAGACTACCGCGCCGCCCGCCGCCTCAGCCACGAACGCGCCGCCACCCTCTCCAGCACCCTGTCCGACATGTCGGGCGAACCGAAAAAATACGGCAGCCGCCTGCACGACGGCTTCCGCCTGCTCAAAATCAACTACTCCCTCATCGGCTACATCTCTGCCCTGGGCGCCTACCGCGACACCCTGCGCCGCGACCCCGAACACCAACCCTTCCTGCAACGCTACTTCCCCGCCGCCGCCCAAGTCTGCGCCCTGATGGAAGACATGTCCGAACTGCCCGAAGACACCTTCCGCCAACGCCTCACCGACATCCGCGCCGCCATCAAAGACCTGCGCCCGCAGGAAGGCGGCGAACAAAGCAGCATCCTGTGGCAGCAGCTCGCCGCCACCGCCGACCTCCTCGAACCCGCCTACCTCGCCCTTAACGGACGTGCCGAAACCGCCCCCGACGCGACAAACGGCCAAGACGGCGGACAAAGCGCCGTTCAGACGGCTCCAAAGGCAGAGGCCGTCTGA
- the pyrB gene encoding aspartate carbamoyltransferase: MPNPLYRQNIISISDLSTEQLELLLQTALKLKAEPRGDLLEGRLIGSCFFEPSTRTRLSFETSVQRLGGKVIGFADGANTSAKKGETLADTARIISSYTDAIIQRHPKDGAARVLAEFSKVPVINAGDGTNQHPSQTLLDLVTIYETQGRLNNLKIAMAGDLKYGRTVHSLCQALKRWGCEFAFVSPPSLAMPEYITEELEAQGCAYQTFGSLEEAVEWADILYMTRVQRERFDEQEFAKIQGKFNLNAAMLAGAKPNLRVLHPLPRVDEIHPDVDATPHAYYFEQATNGVYARMAILSLVLNEEV; encoded by the coding sequence ATGCCCAATCCGCTCTACCGCCAAAACATCATCTCCATTTCAGACCTCTCCACCGAACAGCTCGAACTGCTGCTTCAGACGGCCTTAAAACTCAAAGCCGAACCGCGCGGCGACCTGCTCGAAGGCAGGCTCATCGGCTCGTGTTTTTTCGAGCCGTCCACACGAACGCGGCTGTCATTTGAAACCTCCGTGCAGCGTTTGGGTGGCAAGGTGATCGGTTTTGCCGACGGCGCGAACACCAGCGCGAAAAAAGGCGAAACGCTGGCCGACACCGCGCGGATTATTTCCAGCTACACCGACGCGATTATCCAACGCCACCCCAAAGACGGCGCGGCGCGTGTGCTGGCCGAGTTTTCCAAAGTGCCCGTGATCAACGCGGGCGACGGCACCAACCAACACCCCAGCCAGACTTTGCTTGATTTGGTAACGATTTACGAAACCCAAGGCCGTCTGAACAATTTGAAAATCGCCATGGCGGGCGACTTGAAATACGGTCGTACCGTGCACTCGCTCTGCCAGGCCCTCAAACGCTGGGGCTGCGAATTTGCCTTTGTGTCGCCCCCCAGCCTTGCCATGCCCGAATACATCACCGAAGAGCTGGAGGCGCAAGGCTGCGCGTATCAGACATTTGGCAGTCTCGAAGAAGCCGTCGAATGGGCGGATATTCTTTACATGACCCGCGTACAGCGCGAACGCTTCGACGAACAAGAGTTCGCCAAAATCCAAGGCAAATTCAACCTCAACGCCGCCATGCTCGCCGGTGCCAAACCCAATCTGCGCGTTTTGCACCCCCTGCCGCGCGTCGACGAAATCCACCCCGACGTCGACGCCACACCGCACGCCTACTATTTCGAACAGGCCACCAACGGCGTGTACGCCCGCATGGCGATTCTGTCGCTGGTGTTAAACGAAGAAGTGTAA